GATATCAACCTCGCGCCCCTTCCGGCCCGAGGTCCTCGCCTGCGCAAGGATGACGATTTATATAGAGGGAACAGGGGGATAAGCCGATCGCGACCCCATCCACCGCATCGCCCTCCCCCCCGGTCGCCCCCTCCCCAACGTTGCGCCCCACCGCATCCCTCTGTATCTTCCCCGTCCAACCGAGGGCGACCTCCCCCGTCAGCCGGCAGCAGGAGGTTGCATGCGTTCTTTGCCCGATCGTATTCGTCATGTCGTCAGCTTCGAGATCATCGGGCTGGCGCTCGTCACGCCGCTGGGGGCGCTGGCGTTCAGCCAGCCGATGCTGGACATCGGCGTGCTCAGCGCCATCATCGCCGTGGTGGCGACGCTGTGGAACCTTGTCTACAACTACCTGTTCGATCTCGGCCTTCGCGCCGCGCGCGGCAACACCGCCAAGGGCACGGCGATGCGGGTGTTCCACGCCATCCTGTTCGAGGCGGGGCTTCTGGCCGTGCTGATGCCCTTCATCGCCTTCTACCTCGGCATAACGCTGTGGCAGGCGCTGATGATGGACATCTCCTTCGCGGCCTTCTACATGGCCTACGCCTTCGTGTTCAATTGGGCGTATGATCGGCTTTTTCCGCTGGCCGAGTGGCAGACCCAGGCCTGACCCACGTCACGAGGACATGACCCATGCTGAGCGCACTTCACCGCACCTTCGGCGAACCGGCCGAGGTTCTGACGCCCGCCGACGCCCCCCTGCCCGAGCCCAAGGCCGGCGAGGTGCGGATCAGGACGATCCTCTCGCCCATCCATAACCACGATCTCTGGACGGTGCGCGGCCAGTATGGCTACAAGCCGGCGCTGCCGGCCATCGGCGGCACCGAGGCGGTGGGCATCGTCGACGCGCTCGGCCCCGGCGTCACCGGCATCACCACCGGCACGCGCGTGGCGGCGGCCGGCGTTCACGAGACCTGGGCCGAATATTTCCTCGCCCCGGCGAAATCGCTGGTGCCGCTGCCCGAGGCCATTGCCGACGAGGCCGCCGCCCAGCTGATCGCCATGCCCTTCAGCGCCATCACGCTCCTCGATTTCCTCGGCGTCGACACCGGCGACTGGGTGATCCAGAACACCGCCAACGGCGCCGTCGGCAAGACGCTGGCCATGCTGGCCGCCGCGCGCGGCATCCACGTCGTCAACCTCGTCCGCCGCGACCAGGGTGTCGGCGAGCTCGAAAGCCTCGGCATCGCCAACGCCGTCTCCACCGCCTCGCCCGGCTGGAAGGAGCGCGTCACCGAGATCACCAGCGGCGCGCCGATCCGCGCGGCGGTCGATTCCATCGGCGGCGACGCCAGCGGCGACCTGATGCACCTCCTCGGCGACAACGGCCTGCTCGTCTCCTTCGGCAGCATGGCCGGCGAGCCGATGCGCATCCCCTCGGGCGCCACCATCTTCAAGCAGGCCGTGGTCAAGGGCTTCTGGGGCGCCAAGGTCAGCGCCGACATGGCGCCGGAAAAGCGCGCCGCGCTGATCGGCGAGCTGATGCGGCTGGTGGCCTCGGGCGAACTCAAGCTGCCGGTGGAGGCCGTCTTCGGGCTCGACCGGATCAAGGACGCCGTGCTCGCCTCGCAAGCCCCGGGCAAGATCGGCAAGGTTCTGTTGCGGCCCTGAGCGCCGCTCGCTCCGACGACGTCGGACAGGCGCAAGGCGCCCGTTCCACCCGAGGCACCATCCGGCGGCCGCCCCGCTCAGCGCCGGCCGGATGATGGCTCGACCCCATGGCGCTCCGCCCGGCGCGGGCGGCGATGATCGCAGGGAGGCATCGATGATCCGACGCGTGCTTCTTGCCGGCGGCACCGGGCTGGTCGGCAGTCTGGTGCGCAGCCGCCTCGCCGCGCGCCTCGACGCCAGCGTCACCAGCCTGGTCCGCCCCGGCTCGCCGGCCGGCGGCCACGAGGTGGATTTCGAACGGCTGACCATGGCGCCCGCCGCCCTGCTCGGCCCGCTGGCGCCCGAGGGCATCGACGTCGGCATC
This DNA window, taken from Pleomorphomonas sp. T1.2MG-36, encodes the following:
- a CDS encoding PACE efflux transporter — protein: MRSLPDRIRHVVSFEIIGLALVTPLGALAFSQPMLDIGVLSAIIAVVATLWNLVYNYLFDLGLRAARGNTAKGTAMRVFHAILFEAGLLAVLMPFIAFYLGITLWQALMMDISFAAFYMAYAFVFNWAYDRLFPLAEWQTQA
- a CDS encoding zinc-binding dehydrogenase, yielding MLSALHRTFGEPAEVLTPADAPLPEPKAGEVRIRTILSPIHNHDLWTVRGQYGYKPALPAIGGTEAVGIVDALGPGVTGITTGTRVAAAGVHETWAEYFLAPAKSLVPLPEAIADEAAAQLIAMPFSAITLLDFLGVDTGDWVIQNTANGAVGKTLAMLAAARGIHVVNLVRRDQGVGELESLGIANAVSTASPGWKERVTEITSGAPIRAAVDSIGGDASGDLMHLLGDNGLLVSFGSMAGEPMRIPSGATIFKQAVVKGFWGAKVSADMAPEKRAALIGELMRLVASGELKLPVEAVFGLDRIKDAVLASQAPGKIGKVLLRP